In the Ursus arctos isolate Adak ecotype North America unplaced genomic scaffold, UrsArc2.0 scaffold_19, whole genome shotgun sequence genome, one interval contains:
- the DUXB gene encoding LOW QUALITY PROTEIN: double homeobox protein B (The sequence of the model RefSeq protein was modified relative to this genomic sequence to represent the inferred CDS: substituted 1 base at 1 genomic stop codon) translates to MTFPSSSLQFKHENCSKRRHPFPCSPLEYLPKAARQDWTSITRSQSHTLAQAFERNRFLDTIIRKKLAKKTGIHEPRIQKKSHNHLSYDILFSLFFTQMWFQNQRSLYPGQSGNESINSLADGPNGTPGLTAQQHQINLSTLLGRSHHFASSNSFSRNQTFLPAPLPSHESSVACVSQGPSVMMVKPTQGMQRGENSLSTLTLRNYLPIPSTSGGDLSDTHTPFWLPNQEKCQNQKEQTGTGILQGKDYSEPCPEHQEHKLQDLEQVDILYVLQQWDEVCQALIAKWDPXEGTY, encoded by the exons ATGACCTTCCCAAGTTCAAGTCTCCAGTTCAAACATGAAAACTGTTCTAAAAGACGTCATCCGTTCCCATGTTCTCCTTTAGAATACTTACCAAAAGCAGCCAGACAAGACTGGACATCCATCACAAGATCTCAGTCACACACCCTAGCTCAAGCCTTTGAGAGGAACCGATTCCTTGATACTATAATCAGGAAAAAACTGGCTAAAAAAACAGGCATTCACGAACCAAGAATTCAA AAAAAGAGCCACAATCACTTGTCTTATGacatcctcttctctcttttcttcacacaGATGTGGTTTCAGAACCAAAGATCCCTATACCCAGGGCAGAGTGGAAATGAGTCCATCAATTCCTTGGCAGATGGCCCAAATGGAACACCAGGTCTGACAGCTCAGCAGCACCAAATTAATCTGTCCACGCTCCTGGGCAGGTCTCATCATTTTGCTTCCTCCAACTCTTTCAGCAGGAACCAAACATTTCTACCCGCTCCTCTCCCATCCCATGAGTCCTCTGTCGCTTGTGTGAGCCAAGGACCAAGTGTCATGATGGTGAAGCCCACGCAGGGTATGCAGAGAGGAGAGAATTCTCTCTCTACTCTGACCCTTAGGAATTACCTGCCAATACCCTCGACTTCAGGAGGGGACCTCTCAGATACTCACACTCCTTTCTGGCTCCCAAACCAAGAAAAATGCCAGAATCAAAAAGAACAGACTGGCACAGGAATACTGCAGGGGAAGGACTATTCTGAGCCTTGTCCTGAGCACCAAGAACACAAGCTGCAGGATCTGGAGCAGGTGGACATACTTTACGTTCTGCAACAGTGGGATGAGGTCTGCCAGGCTCTAATTGCAAAATGGGATCCTTGAGAAGGGACATACTGA